In Acinonyx jubatus isolate Ajub_Pintada_27869175 chromosome A3, VMU_Ajub_asm_v1.0, whole genome shotgun sequence, a genomic segment contains:
- the LOC106977283 gene encoding lithostathine-like, whose translation MMRPHTDLPSVSWMLFSCLMLLSQVQGEDSPKEVPTPRITCPKGSKAYASHCYALFMTPKSWMNADMACQKRPSGHLVSVLSGAEASFVASLVQNSANTYSNIWMGLHDPTEGYEPNAGGWEWSSTDVLNYLAWERHPSTNPNPGYCGSLSASTGYLKWRDYNCGAMLPYICKFKD comes from the exons ATGATGCGGCCTCACACGGACCTCCCCAGCGTGTCCTGGATGCTGTTCTCCTGCCTGATGTTGCTGTCTCAGGTCCAAG GTGAAGACTCGCCAAAGGAAGTGCCCACTCCACGGATCACGTGTCCCAAAGGCTCCAAGGCCTATGCCTCCCACTGCTATGCCTTGTTTATGACACCAAAATCCTGGATGAATGCAGAT ATGGCCTGCCAGAAGAGACCCTCGGGACACCTTGTGTCTGTGCTCAGTGGGGCTGAGGCATCCTTTGTGGCCTCCCTAGTACAGAACAGTGCGAACACTTACTCAAACATCTGGATGGGGCTCCATGATCCCACAGAG GGCTATGAGCCCAATGCAGGTGGATGGGAGTGGAGTAGCACGGATGTGCTGAATTACCTTGCCTGGGAGAGACACCCCTCCACTAACCCAAACCCCGGCTACTGTGGGAGTCTGTCAGCAAGCACAG GATATCTGAAATGGAGAGATTATAACTGTGGTGCGATGCTACCTTATATCTGCAAGTTCAAGGACTAG